From a region of the Vibrio orientalis CIP 102891 = ATCC 33934 genome:
- the choW gene encoding choline ABC transporter permease subunit, with amino-acid sequence MNFITDNKIPLGQWMEAGVDWLTFNAAGLFDAIAIFLETIILFVVDIFKWMPPAMPIVMTAVIAWYLHRSIPLVLFVIGALLTILNLGYWQEMLETFVLVFAATTISVLIGVPLGIMAAHRPWLYTIMRPILDLMQTVPTFVYLIPTLVLFGLGIVPGLISTIIFAIAAPIRLTYLGITKVPEELVEAGKAFGATRMKLLFKVELPAAMPSIMAGVTQCIMLSLSMVVIAALVGADGLGKPVVRALNTVNISQGFEAGLAIVLVAIILDRLCKSPNQKEA; translated from the coding sequence GTGAATTTTATTACTGACAACAAAATCCCACTGGGTCAATGGATGGAAGCGGGGGTTGATTGGCTAACCTTTAATGCCGCAGGTCTATTTGATGCGATTGCGATCTTCTTAGAGACGATCATACTTTTTGTTGTAGATATTTTTAAGTGGATGCCGCCAGCAATGCCGATCGTTATGACGGCTGTGATTGCTTGGTACTTACATCGTAGCATCCCACTTGTATTATTTGTTATTGGTGCATTGCTCACCATTTTAAATCTCGGCTACTGGCAAGAAATGCTAGAAACCTTTGTTCTGGTTTTTGCAGCGACAACGATTTCTGTATTAATTGGCGTACCTCTTGGGATTATGGCGGCGCATCGACCTTGGTTATACACCATCATGAGGCCGATTCTTGATTTGATGCAGACTGTCCCGACGTTTGTTTATCTTATCCCGACACTGGTTTTATTTGGTTTAGGCATTGTGCCGGGTCTGATTTCAACCATCATTTTTGCGATTGCCGCCCCGATTCGTTTGACTTACTTAGGTATAACCAAAGTGCCAGAAGAACTGGTTGAAGCGGGGAAAGCGTTTGGTGCGACACGTATGAAGTTGTTGTTCAAAGTTGAACTGCCAGCGGCAATGCCAAGCATTATGGCGGGTGTGACTCAGTGCATTATGTTGTCGCTTTCTATGGTGGTGATTGCCGCGCTAGTGGGCGCTGATGGTTTAGGTAAACCAGTGGTTCGTGCGTTGAATACCGTTAATATCTCGCAAGGCTTTGAAGCAGGACTTGCTATCGTTCTTGTGGCGATCATTCTTGATCGTCTATGTAAATCACCAAACCAGAAGGAAGCTTAA